AACAGGGATTACTCCTTTTTTCTGTAGTTAATAGTAATATAGtgctctgttttattttccatacTATTGTAGATCTTTACTCCGGCCTTATTGGAAACTATCTGAAGCAGAATCTGTATGTCAAGAGTTGGGGAAAGATGCATGACCCTCTGCCTTCTAACTGCAGTGTCCCTTATTATGTGTACAATGTGAACGAAGTAAGGCTGGAGGGGAAGCCCATCAGTGATACTGTAGATCACTCCAAGTGGTGTGTGACGCTTGTTGGTGGCTGGACCTGCATTGCTGATTTGAACAGAGAAGTTAGTCAGATGAAAAGAGGTGGCGGTGCAATATGCACCAGTGATGATGCAGTTGGGAGGGCTTTCTACGGACTGATCACACACTACGAACCCTGTGAGCCTCCACGTTCTGACGCTCAACACAGAGAGCTTTAAAGCCACCACAAAATGTAGATGAAACACCACTAAATTTCCAGACACCATGTTTTGGTGTATGGCCTATTAACCCCTGTCTTTTGTGTTCAGTATTATGCATTTTTATCAATGAAAAactgcaatgtttttattttcaaaatcacATCTTAAGCATTAACTTCTACACAAATAGtctattaataaaaaaaattcaataatgaaaatgaaaga
The Micropterus dolomieu isolate WLL.071019.BEF.003 ecotype Adirondacks unplaced genomic scaffold, ASM2129224v1 contig_1081, whole genome shotgun sequence DNA segment above includes these coding regions:
- the LOC123964191 gene encoding deoxyribonuclease-2-alpha-like, which produces MLTSMKGRGFSSFAKYTRFRDDLYSGLIGNYLKQNLYVKSWGKMHDPLPSNCSVPYYVYNVNEVRLEGKPISDTVDHSKWCVTLVGGWTCIADLNREVSQMKRGGGAICTSDDAVGRAFYGLITHYEPCEPPRSDAQHREL